In Erpetoichthys calabaricus chromosome 4, fErpCal1.3, whole genome shotgun sequence, one genomic interval encodes:
- the LOC127527655 gene encoding olfactory receptor 2A12-like has product MYNGTDFQFILLGFSGFQDEESKSVLSAFFFSVYVLILLENVFIIILIVTNENLHKPMYVFICNLALADLLIITVVIPKALANFMFNLNTISFSACFIQSFTYLYSISVQLHILAAMCYDRMVAVCNPLRYVTVMSNKLVNTLLLICWTAALVFPLILMCFALRLSFCGPNKIPSYYCSHASIIKMSCTDYTFNSVLGLVFGLGLIIAHTIIFILSYVTIIAAVLKVKSADGYMKAFSTCGAHLFVVITTLLSAAFVYITSRLPWFSVDARFIANTVQILLCPMLNPIIYSLMTKEIMKSIKKVIQKNIIKPFQE; this is encoded by the coding sequence ATGTACAATGGAACAGATTTTCAATTTatccttctgggcttctctggATTTCAAGACGAAGAGTCTAAATCAGTCCTCTCTGCATTCTTCTTTTCTGTCTATGTTTTGATTttacttgaaaatgttttcattattattttaattgtcaCAAATGAAAACCTTCATAAACCCATGTATGTCTTTATCTGCAATTTAGCTCTTGCAGACCTATTAATTATTACAGTGGTCATTCCAAAAGCACTAGCAAACTTTATGTTTAATCTGAACACAATTTCATTTTCTGCATGTTTTATTCAGTCTTTCACCTACTTGTATAGCATTAGTGTCCAGCTGCATATTCTGGCAGCTATGTGTTATGACCGTATGGTAGCAGTTTGTAACCCGTTACGATATGTCACAGTTATGAGCAACAAATTAGTGAACACACTGCTGTTAATTTGTTGGACAGCGGCATTGGTGTTTCCATTGATACTTATGTGTTTTGCTCTCCGGCTGTCTTTTTGTGGACCAAACAAAATTCCAAGCTACTACTGTAGCCATGCTTCAATAATTAAAATGTCTTGTACTGACTATACTTTCAATAGTGTTTTAGGTTTGGTGTTCGGTCTTGGTCTCATAATTGCTCAcactattattttcattttatcatatGTTACAATTATAGCTGCTGTCCTAAAAGTAAAAAGTGCAGATGGGTACATGAAGGCCTTTTCAACGTGTGGGGCTCATCTTTTTGTGGTGATTACGACGCTGCTTTCTGCTGCATTTGTTTATATCACTTCTCGACTACCTTGGTTTTCTGTGGATGCTCGTTTCATAGCTAATACTGTTCAAATTCTACTTTGTCCGATGCTAAATCCCATTATTTATTCTCTGATGACTAAAGAGATTATGAAAAGCATAAAAAAAGTTATtcaaaaaaatatcataaaaccTTTTCAAGAATAA